The Rhododendron vialii isolate Sample 1 chromosome 1a, ASM3025357v1 region ATGTAAACTGTTTTAATTGTGTTTcactgataaaaaaataaaaacagtgtCTAGATGCATATGTAAATGAGCTCATGAAAAACCATTCTGACGTTGTGCCGAAGTTTGACTTGAATACTCCAGTACCGAAATCATTCATCTTCAGCAGCTTCTTCCTGGTAACAaactaaaagtttttttaaagaattgtATTTTTCACATACACATTGAACACTCCATTACTGaaatcatttgtttttgtttttgtgtgcaAATAGGACACGATCCGAAACAAAGAGCAAAACAAAGTGAAGGCAATGCTTGGAAAAGTAATGAGAAAATCTGTAGGGGcaagatttcttatttttccaaTACTCATTCAATTCCATTGGACATTGCTTGTTCTTGATAAAGATGAAGGACGTTGGAAGTTCTACAACTCTCTTAAACGTAGAAGTGCAAAAGATGAACATTGTAGTGCAACAATACTCTTGGTAAGCAAAACTTGCTAATGAAATATCCTACTCTTAACTCTAAAAGCACTTTTTAAGAGCTGGAcattgtttgttttcttgtaaaatagagGCAAGTTGTTGCGGCATATGTCAACATTGACCAAAGAGAACCCTGCAGAAGAAGTATTACTGATGAAGTGGAGATTCAGAAAAACTGCCCCCAACAACCAATGGGAAGGAAAGTATTGTTTATAgctttttatccaaaaaaactccaaatactATTAATTCACAATGTTAGTTCCCTATCTTAATTAACTGAATTCTAAATTCTTGCAGTGTTGATTGTGCGATTGTCGTCTTTTCGATAATCAAGAAGTATCTATCAAATGAAGAACAAACAagtaaaataacaaaagaagaaTGCAGGAAAATCAGAGCAGACTTGATACATTCATTCGTGCCCTGTTGAGTATTCTACTGGTGTATTAAGTCTCACTTGCCCATTCCTTTTgacttttaatttttgaaacttgCAACTGTTAGCAAGGTTAGAAAGGTTTAATTTCTTGAACTTTCAACTATTAGCATGTGTACTTCTGTTTCAGTGCAACTTTACCAAGGCTTAGTAAGGTTTCAAGTTCTGCATATACCTTTTTGTCTCAAGTATAAAATGTAATGTACTATGTTTGTGTCTGCTCCTTCCAATATATCGCAAAGCTAAGTTGGTACATATTGTGTCCTCGTGTGTCTAATGTACAATTGATGTGTAAGCTTGAATTTGCTGCAAGTTTTGTTTGGATTCactaacagtgttaaatgatcggctaaattttcaaaagaatgggttaacactgttaatcaaacagagaatggtatatgaccatgttgattaccagtgttaaatgaccagctttcttttcaaaagaaagggttagatttaacactgttaattaaaggagaaagtaatatcacaatattgattaacagtgttaaatgaccggctttctttttgaaacaaagggttaacactgttaatcaaaccaagaatggtatatgaccatgttgattaccagtgttaaatgaccagctttcttttcgaaagaaagagttaaaagcgTGCGGTGTTCAATTGAAGTTCCAATCATCATCTTCTGCGCTTAAATGACCGGCTTTCTTTTTGAAACAAagggttaacactgttaatcaaaccaagaatggtatatgaccatgttgattaccagtgttaaatgaccagctttcttttcgaaagaaagagttaaaagcgTGCGGTGTTCAATTGAAGTTCCAATCATCATCTTCTGCGCTTTGCAAGTAACAATCAGGTGCTAGGAAAAAATAATAGCTACAGAAAACCTTAACAAAGAAAAGGGGCATGACTGGTGTGTGAGGAAGAATAACTGAAGAGTGCAAtgcaattaacactgttaattaatggagaaagttatatcacaatattgattaacagtgttaaatgaccggctttcttttcgaaagaatgggttaacactgttaatcaaacagagaatggtatatgaccatgttgattaccagtgttaaatgaccaacTTTCTATTCGAAAAGAAAGGGTtagatttaacactgttaattaaaggagaaaattatatcacaatattgattaacagtgttaaatgaccgggtttctttttgaaagaatgggttaacactgttaatcaaacagagaatggtaaatgaccaactttcttttcgaaagaaaggattagaattaacactgttaattaaaggagaaagttatatcacaatattgattaacagtgttaaatgaccggctttcttttcgaaagaaagagttaaaagcgTGCGGTGTTCAATTGGAGTTCCAATCATCATCTTCTGTGTAAAGAAGAATAAATTAAGAGTGCAATGCAACTAAAATTGTTAATTGTTGGAGAAAGTTATATcaaaatattgattaacagtgttaaatgaccggtTTTTTGTTGAAAGAAtgggttaacactgttaatcaaacaaagaatggtatatgaccatggtgattaccagtgttaaatgaccaactttctttttcgaaagaaagggttagatttaacactgttaattaaaggagaaagttaaatcacaatattgattaacagtgttaaatggccggctttcttttcgaaagaaagcgTTAAAAAGCGTTTGGTGTGTAAGGAAGAATAAATTAAGAGTGCAATGCaactaacattgttaattgttgGAGAAAGTTCTATcataatattgattaacagtgttaaatgatcgggtttctttttgaaagaatgggttaacactgttaatcaaacagagaatcgtatatgaccatgttgattaccagtgttaaatgacAAACTTCCTTTtcgaaagaaagagttaaaagcgTGCGGTGTTTGACCGGGGTTTCAATTGTCGTCCTCTGCGCTTTGCGAACAATCAAAAGTTAGGAAAATGTATATCAGAATATttattaacactgttaattaaattGCTCAAAGTTATGTgataatattgattaacagtgttaaatgatcagtttttcttttgaaagaaagagttaaaaagGTGCGGTGTTCGATTGGAGTTCCAATCATCGTCCTTTGCGCTTTGCAAGTAACAatcaatattgattaacagtgttaaatgactggttttctttttgaaagaatgggTTAACGCTGTTAATCAAACCAagaatggtatatgaccatgttgattaccagtgttaaatgaccaactttcttttcgaaagaaagggttagaattaacactgttaattaaaggagaaagttatatcacaatattgattaacagtgttaaatgaccggcttTCTTTTCGAAACAAAACGTTTAAAAGCGTTTGGTGTGTAAGGAAGAATAAATTAAGAGTGCAATGCaactaacattgttaattgttgGAGAAAGTTCTATcataatattgattaacagtgttaaatgaccggttttctttttgaaagaatgggttaacactgttaataaaacaaagaatggtatatgaccatgttgattaccagtgttaaatgaccaactttctttttgaaagaaagggttagatttaacactgttaattaaaagagaaagttatatcacaatattgattaacagtgttaaatgacccaGAACGAATAATTGCACCAGAATAAATAATTGAAGTAACATCCACCATACCAATTTATACGAAGATAGCATAACCAAAATATACAGAGATGACCAACATAAAGTTTCATAAAACTGAAGACACTCATAAACTGCATAAAATTGAAGACACTCATAAACTGCATAGTACTAAAAATCTTCTCAACCAGTATCGCAATACTCAACTTATTGGAAACGCAATGTAAAACTAAACAAACTCCCAGTTTataaacttttgtgaagaagaatGCAGAAAGACTTTAATGTGTCATTCTAAGAATCAACTAAGAAGAGGTTCCTTGCAAGTCCTTTTGTTGTGTCTCGCAATGGTCCCGCACCTAAGAACAATTAAGTAGTCTCTTTACTTGTATGGATATgaattccaacaaaacaatgTACTATTAAAAATGTAAAGAATCAATCATCTGTAGCCCCTTTGCATGTCCTGCGGTTGTGGTGAGAAAGCTTATGGCACCTCGCACATTTCATTGGCCTAGCAGAGGATTGTTCTTCACCCCTAGAACGAATGCGCTTTACGCAAGGTCTTCCAGCTTGCCTCCTATTTTTTGGAGCTTTGATAACCCGAGTACTTCCTTGTGTGAAGTCAGGAATATCCATAGCTAGAATTGGATGGATATTATCTTGATATGTGAGCCGATATGCTTCAACATGATAAAACGGATCAATGTAACCAGCCAAGGATCCCTCCGCTCCACAAGTCTTGACTAACACCGTTGCGGCATGAGCACATAAGAAACCATTGTATTGCCAGGCTCCATAAGAACATGTCCCTTCCTCAAGATTTACTAGAACAGCAGGTACAGATTTCACCTCATACAAGCCGGTTTTTGATTTATAAACCCTCCACGACCTCCCCTTGTCAATCCTCTTAGCTAACTTTGCATCCATGTCCGGACAAATCTGAGAAACCCAACGCGATGCTTCTTCTCTTCTACGCGACATTTGAATCATAATTTTTGACCTCAACTCTTCAACTAAATTCATTAGTGGCATAAGCCGTGCATCAAGTATCCAGTTATTGAAGGACTCAATAGCACTAGAACTCATCTCTCCGTATCGATGCCCTTGAAAATAAGCATTAGTCCAATGTTGTTTTGGAACACTTGCAATAAACGTCTTGGCCTTATCTCCCCCATGCTCGTAGAACTTAGCCTCACATATCATATAAGCTGATACCGATGGAGCATAAGCGATAGCATTAAACAATTTAACCAACCTATTTCGATAACCCTTTCGAAACCGTCCAGGGAAGTGATCCTTCAAATTGAATTGAAGATGATACAAACAGTAAGCATGATGACAATCAGGAAAAACAGTTGGTATGTTACTCACAAGACCATGGTTGCGATCACTAATGAAAGTAATAGGTCGTGTAGACAAGATAGTCTTTAAAATCCGAAGAAACCACAACCAATTACAATCATTTTCTGCATTCACAATAGCAAACGCCAAGGGAAATAAACCTGTAACAcaaaaaagaatcccaaaacaaacaaaaataagatgGAACTCCACTTAGATGTAGTTCTAGTTAAAGAAACATTAATCtacttaataaaaataaatacttatacaAAATTTGACCAACCCCAAAATGTCACACAAAGTGCCTGTCTAGAGACAAGGTGCTCACTTCTCAGGCCAACCATTActagaataaaacaaaaaccgaGACCTTTTAAAACTATGGAAAGCTGACTGATATGtatcaaaacaaataaatatggATATGTATGGAAACCTAGGTTCTGTCTTATACCAATCATAGAACAACCAAATAAATAGATATGAATATCTAAGGAATacattcaaaattaaaaataacacaaaaaagTACCTTGATCTGCATCTTTTCCTGTGGCAGCAAGAAGACACCCCTTGAATCTGCCTTTGAGATGTGTCCCATCAAGGCAAAGGAATGGTCGACAATGATTAAACCCTGTGATACATGCATTGAACGACACAAAGAGCCTCGAGAATTCCTTGCTGACAGGATCAACTTCAAGCTTTAATAAGCTCCCTGGATTTGCAATTTTGGCAGCTTCAACGTACCACCTCAACTTATCAAATGAACTTTCATAGTCTCCAAATATTTCCCCCCTAGCCTTTTCCACTCCTAACCATGCATGGTGGTATGATAAATCCAAACCGTACTTGTCCAGAAACAAATCCAACAGATCCATAGGTGATGTGTTATTCTTTTTCTGAACCATACTAGTAACCTCACTAGCAACTAAACTAGATGTCACCCGTTTATGTTTATTCGTTCGATAGGTTGAACCACAACTATGCTTGTTTACCAGTTTCTTAATCCAAAACTCTCTACTTGAGCGATCCAAAATGGCATGCACATACCATCCACAGCTAGAAATCGAACATTTTGCAGTCACACGATACTtgtcatttttaacaaaatcatACATAAAACCATTTTCAATAGCATATCGCTGCAAAGTTGCCCTAAACTCCTTCACACCACCAGTAAATACTTGCCCAACCTCATATATCAAGTTGGCCCAACCCATTGTCAAGTACCTAGTTTCAGCATGGcgacaaaattcctccaaaggTTCTTCTCTTTCAACAACAGCGACAGCACCACTAGAACTACCAACTTCTACTCCACTACTAATACTTCCAAGTATTCCTCCACTACTAATACTTCCAACCGTTTGTCCACTACAAGATTTAATCACCTCAACCTTAGCATCTATTCTATCAGTAGTAGGATACAAATACAACATATTATCAAAAGATTCTTCATTGTCAAGCTCACAATCACTCCCATCCAACACATATGACAATGAGAAACTACCAATGCATAAGTTGTTCCATCTATCACAAATCTTTCTTAAAACATGCTCCAATCGAATGCCACCAGATATCCTCACAACAAGAACCTGCGATACATACCTACACAGCAAtattttggttgtatccatcGCACAAAAAAACACACCTACAATGATATTTGTTTGATATAATCAGTCGATTTGTAAACTATCTAATGCCTCAAAAACACTATTTATACTCATAATATTCAAACAGATTTCATAAACAGTCTGGTGTGTGTTTAATAATCATTTACAGTCTAAATGCAAAAAGTGACCATGTCCAAAATCCTTAAAGCTGCAGTGTGAATTCTCCAATTTGcagtctaattttttttcaaaagtgcgTAAGCCCTAGGTGCTTAAATTTGCAGTTTATATTCTCCTTGGTGTTTGTGATCATCTAATCTAAACTCTGTCAACATTGAAAGCACATACCGAACATTCAACTCAAAGGTACAATAAAACTTACATTATCATCAAAGGCATAAAACAAACGTTATCATCAAAGTCACAATTGAACatttaattacaatcaaaacatTTTCTGTAATCGATTAGAACaaattagaacaaaaaaaaaatcatcgaaAAACGAACCTTTTCTCAGATCGATTCAGTTCGAGCTCGGATCAACGGAGAAACGGATCCTGTGTCTTCGTCTAGACGGCACGAAAGAGGTTGAACAAACTGGTGAGAACTCCTGATCGATCTACACTGCGCGATCTCtatcgctctctctctctctctctctctctctctctctctctcgtaatcGTCGTTTATGCAATGAATGCTGACAATTTGAAGTTTTCGTATTCATATCTATCTATCGCGATCCTGTGTCTTCAATTTGAAGTTTATTAAAGAAGGGGCAATTTTGTCCCACTAAAAAATGAAGTTGGACCCGAGGAGTTAAAAAAAAGGATGGGCTGGACTAAAAGTGttgtggaaaaatgagatggaCTGGGCCTGTTACAAATTGGTATAATGGGCCTTacaacaattttttaattttttttctccattgagctctgtcaagggttACTTATTCACTCAAACCCATTAGACTCATATCTTTGTGCACAATGACATCTAAATATTTATGATTTATCAATATTTATAACTTTGttgttgggttttgttttcACCTCTAGATTTCTGTAGCTTTGAATTTCATGTAGATGTAGGATACCTTGCTCCTTCTGGGGTGCAAAGAAATTCTAATATGAAACTCCAAATTTGTGTTGCTATGGCGGTAAAAAGTAGTATTTGGAAGTCATTGCCTTCCAGAGTCTTTACGCAAATTATATATGTCCTAATGCGAACAAGGAAAAGAATTTCGTAGAAACACGCAAGCATATAATTGTGTCTTCTCTTTTACATCATTTGGGGTGAGATTGGATAAGGGGCTGCCGTCCTCACAACAAAGTGTTTACATATTCTGTACACAAAGTTTGATAAGCAGACTCAATTCTTTATGCCATCGAAACTGGCTTTAGTTTATGCAATTTcctatcatttatttttttagtcccTTAAAACTTTTGGTGCATGTTTTGTAGTCTTTTTATGCTTTGTATATGAATTTGCGACTTTTTGGTTTCTTGACTGAGGTTTGAACAAAGAAAACTGAAGGTGAATATGAAATTAGGAAGTCAGGATTCATTGAACTGTTGGTGTGTGTTTTTCCCTGGAAAAATGTtgctatggttttttttttttccccttgaacAACAATGGATTTTTGTTTACTAAATTGCATTTCTACATTTATGCCATGGAATGTTGTGGGTATCATTTTCAATTATGGAACTGATGTGATATATTCAGTTATGAAACTGTTGTGGTTTTCTTCTCCTTACTCTTCGACTTCATTGTTCATTCACATGATTGCGCACATGTTTTATTACATTTTATGTTTATATATCTGTTGCAGCTTGTGTTAGCTTTTTCCTTGAGACTTGTGATCATATGAAAGAAAGTTCTGGAGTGATCTCTTACATGATTTTGCTGATTTTAAACATTCTGATTTGAAGTTTATCACGCATGTATAGAGATCTTTTTCATGAGACGAGCAAacgagaaaaggaaaaagaggagcGTTGATTTGAAAACTGCATCTAATCTtgaaggggtgtgtattgaagactttttcTTAaatgggaagtgctacaatacacaccccttatttgggtgtgtatcatatgcactcttattgaaatacaccaaaatgttatgaatcccaaaatgttacgaatctattgttaaaaagttacgaatcatattgttgaaaaattacgaatttttagtataaaagttacgatacgaaataaaatgttatgaatgaccggtcctacgagtaattttttatgaggtggcacaatatgaaccacacaataggtgcatatggtacacaccttgaAGGgttgtgtattgaagactttttcTCTAATCTTTGACTTGAGTTGTCGGATAGTTGTCTCTCCatgcattttgtaaaaaccatATCATGGTTATATGGAAATATTAATGGAGCAAATGAAAGCCACGACAACAAGTACAAGAAAAGATGCTAAAGTGTAGATCATTCAACTGTCCTAGGTAGGTTGTCACTTGTCAAAATGGAATTGAAACTCTTCTTAGGTAAATTTCTATTGTCTGGTTTGGAAGACATGTCATATATagatatacagtcattttcaaatcagaaggtctttattttagttaaaataaggacctttccatttttctcattttccgatcgaatttcgatgattcaagccgcttaatgtgtacaaaacgtgattttaagggtacccgcgaaaatttggcaaaaagaaatgaccgagaagggcttcatccgagcagttattgtttgaaccattcgataaaaaacaaacaaaaactattcaGATAAAGccctttccaaatttttttttttgatttttcgcTGGTACCcttaaatcacgttctgaacacattgagcggctcggatcatcgaaattcgatcagaaaaggaaggtcctcattttattaaattaaagtGGTCCTTACGGGGAGtggactctgtgtgtgtgtgtgtatatatatgtatatggcGTTTTCTCTTCTATATTATTTCAGAATGAAAGTTCTAATATACATATATTGTTTATGCAAGTGAAGAAAGATAGATTGACCGACCTTAAAATGGGGAAAATGGGACAGATAAAATAGGCAACAATGATTTTATATGACGAGGCAAAGAATATCATGCTtactaacccaaaaaaaaaaaaagaagagatattGGCCGCTCATTTTATATACCCacaatgttatatatatatatatatttttttttttgctaagcccCACAATGTTATATGCTAAGGGAAATGGTATAAATGTTTTCTCAATTAACCTACGGTGTGCATGTTTAGGAATGTAAGTctaacatgagagagagagccggtTCAACTGACAATGACCCATTTTATCCCATCTCTTTTATCTGCTTCATTTCGatttaaaagataaaagaaagtgGACATAATAACATTGAACAATAGCACAAAAATACCACGTGCGTTGCACGTGCACTTCCACTAGTAGATATAAAAGAGAGAAATGTCCACGAATAATTACTCAtggctgcaaagaattactcatagccgcaaaaaattactcttgaccGCATAGAATAACTCTTGGCCGCATAAAATTACTCGTGgctgcggccaagagtaaatcTATGCATAATTCTCTGCAGCCAAGGGTAATTAATTCTATGTGGCCAAGCATAATTCTTTGCGGTCAAGAGTAATTCTATGTAGCAAAGAGTAATTCTACGCGGTCAAGAATAATTAtacgcggccaagagtaaatcTTCCCTTACCATATACGTAAGTAAAGTAAAAATCAGGATGTATTGTCATTGGACCCTTCCAACGGCAGAGAAAGAAGAAACCATATACAAATGAGCATATGAACATGAGATGGCATTAATTAGGAAGATGAATTGAAACTTTTctacaaaagcaaaatatgCACCAAACACCTATTTCTACAAAATATTCAACTTTTCAGCACTAACAAAATACCACTAGCATCATTGATAATTAACACAAAAATCGATCTCGAAGCATAGGATTATGTTCAAACTGGAAAAAAGGTTTCAATAAAGGTTTCGAACGACATAACTATTCAAACCAAATGCATTTGATTCACGCGGCACTAGATCTCGAAGCAACAAGAGTACAAAACCTCTTTCATTCTCTCCCTTCACAGCACACAACACTTTAATGCCCCGTTTGATAATGGGTTTGAGGCTTGGGATTGAAGTACTAATCCCATGG contains the following coding sequences:
- the LOC131316180 gene encoding uncharacterized protein LOC131316180; translated protein: MLHIEVEDIQNLLFEDAISNRCLDAYVNELMKNHSDVVPKFDLNTPVPKSFIFSSFFLDTIRNKEQNKVKAMLGKVMRKSVGARFLIFPILIQFHWTLLVLDKDEGRWKFYNSLKRRSAKDEHCSATILLRQVVAAYVNIDQREPCRRSITDEVEIQKNCPQQPMGRKVLFIAFYPKKLQILLIHNVSSLS